A stretch of the Vibrio gazogenes genome encodes the following:
- a CDS encoding MAPEG family protein, translating to MTAIDLYTTSYWGIFTMLITWLIQSLVASVSKGSQPGAVPGKIDESLSHDSFVFRSHRTFMNSLENLPIMLGTSFLAILMGTNVFWTGIFIWVFAGARIVHMVLYYAIATETNPSPRSYFFLLGLLSNICLLVLCGLTLTS from the coding sequence TATTTTTACGATGCTTATCACATGGCTGATTCAAAGTCTTGTGGCATCTGTATCGAAAGGCTCTCAGCCAGGAGCTGTTCCCGGGAAAATTGACGAATCACTCAGTCACGACTCATTTGTGTTCAGATCCCACCGTACTTTTATGAACTCGCTGGAAAATCTCCCAATCATGTTGGGGACATCATTTTTAGCCATTCTCATGGGAACAAATGTATTTTGGACCGGGATTTTTATCTGGGTTTTTGCCGGAGCAAGAATTGTACATATGGTGCTCTATTATGCGATTGCTACAGAAACCAACCCGAGTCCGCGTTCCTATTTCTTCTTACTCGGTCTATTGTCCAATATCTGTTTACTGGTTTTGTGTGGGCTCACCCTTACCTCATGA